The Paenibacillus sp. FSL R7-0204 genome includes a region encoding these proteins:
- a CDS encoding LytR/AlgR family response regulator transcription factor, producing MIHIAVCDDEPRAAGEAERLILETGEHFNEPIEISLYYSGESFARALRDGCQFDIILMDIELGGLDGIAAGQLLREDDGNDPVQLIYISSHEEYHMQLFDLRPSGFMKKPLTPESFKQKLCRAIHKTLRLRQQGRTSFLAVQLKSQELRIPHRDIHYLESSIRRITLVTQDRTLQYYGKLVAEEEKLASSHFVRIHQSYIVNFYSIQAISAKKIILTTGRELPVSNKYSPAVRRAYLHFRGELV from the coding sequence ATGATTCATATTGCTGTGTGTGACGATGAGCCCCGCGCAGCCGGAGAGGCCGAGCGCTTGATTCTGGAGACCGGAGAACACTTCAACGAGCCTATTGAGATTTCCCTGTATTATTCAGGAGAAAGCTTCGCCCGGGCCCTCCGGGACGGCTGCCAGTTCGATATTATCTTGATGGACATTGAGCTGGGCGGACTGGACGGCATTGCGGCGGGGCAGCTCCTGAGGGAGGATGACGGCAATGACCCGGTGCAGCTTATCTATATCTCCAGCCATGAAGAATACCATATGCAGCTGTTTGACCTGCGTCCGTCGGGGTTCATGAAGAAGCCGTTAACGCCGGAGAGCTTCAAGCAGAAGCTGTGCCGGGCCATCCATAAGACCCTCCGTCTCCGGCAGCAGGGCCGGACCAGCTTCCTTGCGGTACAGCTGAAGAGCCAGGAACTAAGGATTCCTCACAGGGACATTCATTATCTGGAGAGCAGCATCCGGCGGATTACACTGGTTACTCAGGATCGGACACTGCAATATTACGGGAAGCTGGTAGCGGAGGAGGAGAAGCTGGCGTCCAGCCATTTCGTAAGAATTCACCAGTCCTATATTGTAAACTTCTATTCAATTCAGGCCATTAGCGCAAAAAAAATCATTCTCACCACCGGCCGTGAGCTGCCGGTCAGCAACAAATATAGCCCCGCTGTGCGCAGGGCCTATCTGCATTTCAGGGGGGAGCTGGTATGA
- a CDS encoding response regulator yields MKVILVDDERMMHLILSTMLLKLPEVELAGTFTDTRSAAAFLEEHPDVELAFVDLSMPGEGGMAFAARLAAAGSPVQIVFVTSHKEFALEAYDLSVLDYLVKPVSQERLARTMNRVLTWRRAAPARLSPMPEVQAPAGSGRVTLTMLGDVAVSSGAGRVKWTSRKCAELFAYLLLLRGKRVPRSRLVADIFGGMHKANAESYLNTTVYQLRKSLEPLGLREAIRSENDGYALELQAPVMDYLQFEQEAAALHTIEPPDIERAMCIEQLYTGELFGDKAYVWAIHETERYAELYASFVKRLAAALIASRDSAAASKLLLKLNKRNPLDESVIRQLMAVHELAGDKKGLNAVYTDYVRLLSRELGIKPSGDLIYLYDSLVRRISELK; encoded by the coding sequence ATGAAGGTTATACTGGTCGATGATGAACGGATGATGCATCTGATTCTTAGCACCATGCTGCTTAAGCTGCCTGAAGTCGAGCTTGCGGGTACGTTCACAGATACGAGGTCGGCTGCTGCCTTTCTGGAGGAGCACCCGGATGTGGAGCTTGCCTTCGTAGACCTCTCTATGCCGGGAGAGGGCGGCATGGCCTTTGCAGCCAGGCTGGCAGCTGCCGGTTCTCCGGTGCAAATTGTGTTCGTGACCTCACATAAGGAATTTGCCCTGGAGGCTTACGACTTGTCCGTGCTGGATTATTTGGTCAAGCCGGTCTCCCAGGAGCGGCTTGCGCGCACAATGAACCGGGTGCTTACCTGGCGGCGTGCTGCTCCGGCACGGCTCTCCCCTATGCCGGAGGTGCAGGCTCCGGCCGGTTCCGGCCGGGTAACGCTCACGATGCTCGGGGATGTTGCCGTGAGCAGCGGGGCAGGCCGGGTCAAATGGACCTCCCGTAAATGTGCTGAGCTGTTTGCCTATCTGCTGCTGCTCCGGGGGAAGCGCGTCCCCCGTTCCAGGCTGGTTGCGGATATCTTCGGCGGCATGCATAAGGCCAATGCGGAGAGCTATCTTAACACTACCGTCTATCAACTGCGTAAATCTCTGGAGCCGCTGGGTCTGCGGGAAGCGATCCGTTCGGAGAACGACGGGTATGCGCTTGAGCTTCAAGCGCCGGTTATGGACTATCTGCAATTTGAACAGGAGGCAGCCGCCTTGCACACCATTGAACCCCCGGATATAGAGAGGGCTATGTGTATCGAGCAGCTCTATACAGGGGAGCTGTTCGGCGACAAGGCTTATGTGTGGGCCATCCATGAGACGGAGCGTTATGCGGAATTGTATGCCTCCTTCGTCAAACGGCTGGCCGCAGCTCTCATTGCCAGCCGGGATTCCGCTGCGGCCTCCAAGCTGCTGCTGAAGCTGAACAAGCGGAATCCGCTGGATGAATCGGTGATCCGCCAGCTGATGGCCGTTCACGAGCTGGCCGGAGACAAAAAAGGTCTGAATGCCGTCTACACAGACTACGTGCGGCTGCTGAGCCGAGAGCTTGGCATCAAGCCCTCCGGCGACCTGATCTATCTCTATGATTCCCTGGTCCGGCGGATCTCGGAACTCAAATAA
- a CDS encoding ATP-binding protein: protein MSSVLLDEIIYLAVLPLLPVILHLFFSRLFTCRVESRLRLTALYILYIGVHALLHHSSLPGLLLMAGNIGLILGLSLLYRGSLAWRLYAAVLISVVIILSDAAVPLPRTDFGYRLGLLLSKLLILLLVLLLRRLVKGEGRGQPNGWLGAVVFLCPCLSIAVLLQLSGSPFFQLYPQLFPVVPALLLAINLLVFLLIDRMLSAYSERSQRLLLEQQNSYYVNQYHRNREFQEEALRFRHDFNHILLGLRSRILSGEESASTSELDALLGSTGQAQTYCNTGNPVIDSILDYKRQEASAAEIDLRLELSLPPRLMLDTAVISVILGNALDNALKAVSLMPKEQGTERYIAVHMHYLNDSLFIRIQNPYSGSVLEGPGGELLTTKSDKRSHGIGLRNIRQTMERAGGLFQLAYSGQLFQLELVLFHIERDERGGGRVSEGE, encoded by the coding sequence ATGAGTTCCGTACTCCTCGATGAAATCATTTATCTCGCTGTATTACCGCTCCTGCCAGTCATACTGCATCTCTTCTTCAGCCGCCTCTTCACCTGTCGTGTAGAATCGCGGCTGCGGCTGACCGCCCTTTACATTCTGTACATAGGTGTTCATGCTCTGCTCCATCACAGCTCCCTGCCCGGCCTGCTGCTGATGGCTGGCAATATCGGACTGATCCTGGGTCTGTCCCTGCTCTACAGGGGCAGCCTTGCTTGGCGTTTATACGCTGCGGTGCTTATCTCTGTTGTGATTATCCTCAGCGATGCGGCGGTTCCTTTGCCACGTACAGACTTCGGTTACAGGCTCGGTCTGCTGCTCTCGAAGCTGCTGATACTATTGCTTGTGCTGCTGCTGCGCAGGCTGGTGAAAGGCGAGGGCCGGGGCCAGCCAAACGGATGGTTAGGAGCTGTTGTCTTTCTCTGTCCTTGTCTTAGCATTGCGGTATTGCTGCAGTTATCCGGCAGCCCCTTCTTCCAGCTATATCCGCAGCTATTCCCTGTCGTTCCCGCCTTGCTGCTCGCTATTAATCTTCTGGTCTTCCTCCTGATTGACCGCATGCTGAGCGCATATTCTGAACGCAGCCAGCGTCTGCTGCTGGAGCAGCAGAACAGCTATTATGTGAACCAGTACCACCGGAACCGGGAATTTCAGGAGGAAGCCCTCCGGTTCCGCCATGACTTCAACCATATTCTGCTGGGCCTGCGCTCCAGAATTCTCAGCGGAGAAGAATCCGCCTCTACATCCGAGCTGGACGCTCTACTGGGCTCGACTGGACAAGCCCAAACTTACTGCAACACGGGCAACCCGGTTATTGACTCCATTCTGGATTACAAACGGCAGGAGGCATCCGCAGCAGAGATTGATCTCCGCCTGGAGCTGAGCCTTCCGCCCCGGCTGATGCTGGATACCGCTGTTATCAGCGTTATTCTGGGCAATGCCCTTGATAACGCCCTGAAGGCAGTCAGCCTGATGCCCAAGGAACAGGGAACAGAACGATACATCGCGGTACATATGCATTATCTGAATGACAGCTTATTCATAAGGATTCAGAATCCGTACTCCGGTTCTGTCCTCGAAGGCCCAGGCGGCGAGCTGCTGACTACCAAAAGCGATAAGCGCTCCCACGGGATCGGACTGCGGAATATCCGCCAGACGATGGAGCGGGCCGGCGGGCTGTTTCAGCTTGCTTACAGCGGCCAGCTGTTTCAGCTGGAGCTGGTGCTTTTTCATATTGAGAGAGATGAACGTGGCGGAGGACGGGTGTCCGAGGGAGAATGA
- a CDS encoding sensor histidine kinase — MESRHWMSIMLFIAAALMLFVSFLSYQKRHLPVARTMILIMLTAAFYAFGYGLELLSGNLSQVKLALHIQYLGIPFVSTLWLVQAIQFTGAAARFRKRLIALLFLIPAVIFILQLTNDWHHLIYRDFLLNTDPSVSLYYTVKGLWYNIHAAYNYLVLLGGIALFISMFVRALPIVRKQIAVLLLGAVAPMLLNLFLWTGTRIDLTPFGFAVSGIAYAWGILRFNLLRLTPLAMAQVFETIRDGVLLFDYENQIVSYNRAAEKMFPELGSRRRYPADMTEVLAGSGDLLERLRGLSDEDERFAYERLQAGRRLYYNCSLSFIHDTGSTPIGKILLFSDITELKESEVRLRENARQLSELNAFKDKLFTIVAHDIRDPVALLVSLTELLGDGLTAADDQHAEVVREIKGQVRNTFQLVDNLLDWYRSQKGTVSFHPQAWSVQQVVRQALMLAGTKAGMKQIRLMERIGSELTVRADKEMLDLILRNLLSNAIKFTGIGGSIKVGALLEEDRVILSVRDNGIGIDEATADMLRLEEPILKAPLGEEAGDARFGLALAREFVRIHGGSLWFESKPGSGTIFYFTLPGSAGGERME, encoded by the coding sequence GTGGAAAGTAGGCACTGGATGTCGATTATGCTTTTTATTGCAGCAGCACTGATGCTGTTTGTGTCGTTCCTGTCGTACCAGAAAAGACATCTGCCTGTTGCCAGAACGATGATTCTGATTATGCTGACAGCGGCCTTCTACGCCTTCGGCTATGGTCTTGAGCTGCTTAGCGGGAACTTAAGCCAGGTGAAGCTGGCGCTGCACATTCAATATCTGGGTATTCCTTTTGTCTCCACCTTATGGCTGGTACAAGCGATTCAATTCACCGGAGCCGCTGCGCGTTTCCGCAAGCGGCTGATCGCCCTGCTGTTCCTGATCCCCGCCGTTATCTTCATCCTGCAGCTCACGAATGACTGGCATCATTTAATCTACCGGGATTTTCTGCTGAATACGGACCCATCGGTCTCCTTGTATTACACCGTCAAGGGGCTGTGGTATAACATCCACGCTGCGTATAATTATCTGGTGCTGCTTGGCGGCATAGCGCTGTTCATATCCATGTTTGTGCGGGCGCTGCCGATTGTACGCAAACAGATTGCTGTTCTGCTTCTGGGTGCGGTTGCGCCTATGCTGCTCAATTTGTTTCTGTGGACCGGAACCCGGATTGATCTCACACCGTTCGGGTTTGCAGTATCGGGCATCGCCTACGCCTGGGGCATCCTCAGATTCAACCTGCTCCGCCTGACTCCGCTGGCTATGGCGCAGGTGTTCGAGACGATCCGGGACGGTGTCCTTCTGTTCGATTATGAGAATCAGATCGTCAGCTACAACCGTGCCGCAGAGAAGATGTTTCCCGAGCTTGGGAGCAGGCGGCGCTACCCGGCGGATATGACGGAGGTGCTTGCCGGCAGCGGGGATCTGCTTGAACGTCTCAGGGGCTTAAGCGATGAGGACGAGCGGTTTGCCTACGAGCGGCTCCAGGCTGGCAGGCGTCTGTACTATAATTGCAGTCTGTCCTTCATTCATGATACAGGCAGCACCCCTATCGGTAAAATCCTCTTGTTCAGCGACATTACCGAGCTGAAGGAGAGCGAGGTCCGGCTGCGCGAGAATGCCCGGCAGCTGTCCGAGCTGAATGCCTTCAAGGACAAGCTGTTCACCATTGTGGCCCATGATATCCGTGATCCGGTAGCACTGCTGGTCAGCCTGACAGAGCTGCTGGGCGACGGGCTGACAGCTGCAGATGATCAGCATGCGGAGGTGGTGCGGGAGATCAAAGGGCAGGTGCGGAATACGTTCCAGCTTGTTGACAATCTGCTGGACTGGTACCGCAGCCAGAAGGGGACGGTGTCGTTCCATCCGCAGGCCTGGAGTGTGCAGCAGGTGGTCCGGCAGGCCCTGATGCTGGCGGGTACGAAAGCCGGGATGAAGCAGATCCGTCTGATGGAGCGCATCGGCAGCGAATTAACCGTCCGGGCGGATAAAGAAATGCTGGACCTGATCCTGCGCAATCTGCTCTCTAACGCTATCAAATTCACGGGGATAGGCGGCTCTATTAAGGTTGGGGCCCTGCTAGAAGAGGACAGGGTTATCTTGTCTGTGCGCGATAACGGGATTGGTATTGATGAAGCGACCGCAGACATGCTGCGTCTGGAGGAGCCGATTCTGAAGGCGCCGCTGGGGGAGGAGGCAGGGGATGCCCGCTTCGGCCTGGCGCTCGCGCGTGAATTCGTCCGCATCCATGGCGGGAGCCTGTGGTTCGAGAGCAAGCCGGGAAGTGGAACGATCTTCTACTTCACCTTGCCGGGATCGGCAGGAGGAGAACGGATGGAGTAA